Proteins co-encoded in one Opitutus terrae PB90-1 genomic window:
- a CDS encoding glycosyltransferase: MNILFVNYGDFTSNSLNHIAAFANQLTLLGHACVVAVPENPDSISAIPQVLFTPVTFARALESEPIFPDRRGADVVHTWTPRENVREFTLAYLHRTTAAALIIHLEDNEEFLLASYAHESLEKLRELPDEELVRRLSPRLSHPVRFRNFLQIAHGVTCITDRLREFVPTAKPAHRLLPGVDPAFYRPQEPDARLRSEIGVALTDKLLVFTGSTTFANLADVRSLLLAVRLLNERGVPCKLVRTGINPPPLAQELAALGGPHVIDLGFVPKPQLGPLLALADVLVQPGTADAFNDYRLPSKIPEFMSVGRPVVIPRANLAKEMEHGRHALLLNDGSPAEIADACARIFAYPALAQRLAEGALEFARDHFDLTANTAGLLEFYKRVRARATPLFQPGDAAFSEDVLLTDGNLARRMRAKEQTIAQLRETLAAREATVAERDAAITAQQAEIAALRAKSNADLAAMRQHVANLENVIVELRRTLEDAAAQRARAELQENYHQAKLQEVRAQIEVLRAQLADASATAGFLRTELERARAQAAGTAEQIRQRDDKIARMTRSFSWQATAPLRALRRTVLDPLQRRAPGGAAPVVPIESGFVCSIDQPTDWADLPPEGSVAGWVLAPSASAVSGVRFRAGGQTVLGQHNLARPDVASGHRDHPHAGRSGFMLDYRLPPSSDQQIIFEALVEGAWRAFAFRNARCAAEVPEELRRDYAAWVRRFATLTPDQIVERQQRVEALPLAQRPLISVIMPVYNTPEKWLVKAIESVRAQIYPNWELCIADDASSASHVRPLLEDFARRDERIKLVFRDQNGHISAASNSALDLARGEFAALLDHDDELARDALYEVVQCLAAHPDADLIYSDEDKIDEAGRRFDPYFKPDFLPDLFTAQNFTSHLSVYRASLIRQAGGFRIGYEGSQDWDLALRAIDLTERSRIQHVPKVLYHWRAIPGSTALALGEKNYPMLAARKALADHFARRGETVELLRQVGDYWRVKRPVPANPPLVSLIIPTRNRADLLSRCVGSILAKTSYPRFEIIVVDNGSDEPGTLAYLDQLRSGGTTVLRYDEPFNFSAINNFAAAQAEGEILGLLNNDLEVINPDWLDEMVSHAVRPEIGCVGAMLYYPDDTIQHAGVLLGLGGVANHAYYHAPRGTCHYFNRAHLLQNYSAVTAACLLIRRKVFAQVGGLNATDLAIAFNDVDFCLRVRAAGYLNLWTPFAEFYHHESPSRGSEDTPEKLARFHAEVAYMQRTWGPLLERDPAYNPNLTLDRQDFSLAFPPRR; the protein is encoded by the coding sequence GTGAACATCCTTTTCGTCAACTACGGCGACTTCACGAGCAACAGCCTCAACCACATCGCGGCCTTCGCCAACCAGCTGACGTTGTTGGGGCATGCGTGTGTCGTCGCCGTGCCGGAGAATCCGGACAGCATCAGCGCGATTCCCCAAGTGCTATTCACGCCGGTCACCTTTGCGCGAGCGCTGGAATCGGAGCCGATCTTCCCCGACCGCCGCGGTGCCGACGTCGTTCACACGTGGACTCCCCGCGAGAATGTCCGTGAGTTCACGCTGGCCTATCTGCATCGCACGACGGCGGCAGCGCTGATCATCCATCTCGAGGACAACGAAGAATTCCTCCTGGCGAGTTACGCGCACGAATCGCTCGAAAAGCTGCGGGAACTTCCCGATGAAGAACTCGTCCGACGGCTGTCGCCGCGGCTGTCTCACCCCGTTCGTTTTCGCAATTTTCTCCAAATCGCCCACGGTGTGACTTGCATCACGGACCGGCTGCGCGAGTTCGTTCCCACCGCCAAGCCCGCCCACCGGCTGCTACCGGGAGTCGATCCCGCGTTCTACCGGCCCCAGGAACCTGATGCCCGGCTCCGCAGCGAAATCGGGGTCGCACTCACCGACAAACTGCTCGTTTTCACCGGCAGCACCACATTTGCGAACCTTGCCGACGTGCGGTCGTTGCTGCTCGCCGTTCGGCTGCTCAACGAGCGCGGCGTGCCATGCAAACTTGTTCGCACCGGCATCAATCCGCCTCCGCTGGCGCAGGAGCTCGCCGCACTCGGCGGGCCGCACGTGATCGATTTGGGCTTCGTGCCCAAGCCGCAACTCGGACCGTTGCTCGCGCTCGCGGATGTGTTGGTGCAACCCGGCACCGCTGACGCGTTCAACGATTATCGCCTGCCTTCGAAGATCCCGGAGTTCATGAGCGTCGGCCGGCCGGTCGTGATTCCGCGCGCCAACCTGGCAAAAGAAATGGAGCACGGTCGGCACGCGCTGTTGCTCAATGACGGCTCGCCCGCGGAGATCGCCGACGCCTGTGCTCGGATCTTTGCCTACCCCGCGCTGGCGCAGCGTTTGGCGGAAGGGGCGCTCGAGTTCGCGCGGGATCATTTCGATCTCACCGCCAACACGGCCGGCCTGCTCGAGTTCTACAAAAGGGTACGAGCACGCGCGACGCCGCTCTTTCAACCCGGCGATGCCGCGTTCTCGGAGGACGTGTTGCTGACCGACGGCAACCTCGCGCGGCGTATGCGCGCGAAGGAACAAACCATCGCGCAGCTCCGCGAGACGCTCGCCGCGCGCGAAGCGACCGTCGCCGAACGCGACGCCGCCATCACTGCTCAGCAGGCGGAGATCGCCGCGCTGCGTGCCAAGTCGAACGCTGACCTCGCCGCGATGCGGCAGCACGTCGCCAACCTCGAAAACGTGATCGTCGAACTGCGGCGCACTCTCGAGGACGCAGCGGCGCAGCGCGCAAGGGCCGAGCTCCAGGAAAACTACCACCAGGCGAAGCTCCAGGAGGTCCGCGCTCAGATCGAGGTGCTCCGTGCCCAGCTGGCGGACGCGTCGGCGACCGCCGGTTTTCTCCGCACCGAACTCGAGCGCGCCAGGGCGCAGGCCGCCGGCACCGCCGAGCAGATTCGGCAGCGCGACGACAAAATTGCGCGGATGACGCGCTCGTTCTCGTGGCAGGCGACGGCACCGCTCCGCGCCCTTCGCCGCACGGTGCTCGATCCGCTCCAGCGCCGCGCACCGGGCGGCGCGGCCCCAGTGGTGCCGATCGAGAGCGGCTTCGTTTGTTCGATCGACCAGCCCACCGACTGGGCCGATCTGCCGCCGGAAGGTAGTGTCGCCGGCTGGGTGCTCGCACCGTCTGCCTCGGCCGTTTCCGGTGTTCGCTTCCGCGCCGGCGGGCAAACCGTTTTAGGCCAGCACAACCTCGCACGACCGGATGTCGCCAGTGGACATCGCGACCATCCCCACGCGGGCCGCAGCGGCTTCATGCTGGATTACCGGCTGCCGCCGAGTTCGGACCAGCAGATTATTTTCGAGGCTTTGGTCGAAGGCGCTTGGCGCGCGTTCGCATTCCGCAACGCGCGGTGCGCCGCGGAAGTGCCAGAGGAGCTGCGACGCGACTACGCCGCGTGGGTGCGCCGGTTCGCCACCCTTACCCCCGATCAGATCGTGGAGCGGCAACAGCGGGTCGAGGCACTGCCGCTCGCGCAGCGACCGCTCATTTCGGTGATCATGCCGGTGTACAACACGCCGGAAAAGTGGTTGGTGAAAGCGATCGAATCCGTGCGTGCGCAGATTTACCCGAATTGGGAACTGTGCATCGCCGACGACGCCTCGTCCGCCTCCCACGTTCGTCCCCTCCTCGAGGACTTCGCCCGGCGCGATGAACGCATCAAGCTGGTTTTCCGCGATCAAAACGGCCACATCTCCGCTGCGTCGAACTCCGCACTCGATCTCGCGCGCGGCGAGTTTGCCGCCCTGCTCGACCACGACGACGAACTCGCGCGCGATGCCCTCTACGAGGTCGTCCAGTGTCTGGCCGCGCATCCGGACGCCGACCTCATCTACTCGGACGAGGACAAGATCGATGAGGCAGGGCGCCGGTTCGATCCCTATTTCAAACCGGACTTCCTGCCGGATCTGTTCACGGCCCAGAACTTCACCTCTCATCTTTCGGTCTACCGGGCCTCGCTAATCCGCCAGGCGGGCGGGTTCCGCATCGGCTACGAAGGCAGCCAGGACTGGGACCTCGCGTTGCGGGCCATCGATCTTACCGAGCGCAGCCGCATTCAGCATGTGCCGAAGGTGCTCTATCACTGGCGCGCGATCCCCGGCTCGACGGCGCTCGCGCTCGGCGAAAAAAATTATCCGATGCTCGCGGCGCGCAAGGCCCTGGCGGATCACTTCGCCCGTCGTGGTGAGACCGTGGAACTGCTGCGCCAGGTCGGCGATTACTGGCGGGTGAAGCGGCCCGTGCCGGCGAACCCGCCGCTGGTGTCGTTGATCATCCCGACGCGCAACCGCGCCGATCTCCTCTCGCGCTGCGTGGGATCGATCCTCGCCAAGACCAGCTACCCACGATTCGAAATCATCGTGGTCGACAACGGCTCGGACGAACCCGGGACGCTGGCGTATCTGGATCAACTGCGCTCGGGCGGCACCACCGTGCTCCGCTACGACGAACCTTTCAATTTTTCGGCGATCAACAATTTTGCCGCGGCGCAGGCGGAGGGGGAAATTCTCGGGTTGCTGAACAACGACCTCGAGGTGATCAATCCCGACTGGCTCGACGAGATGGTGAGTCACGCGGTTCGCCCGGAGATCGGCTGCGTCGGCGCGATGCTCTACTATCCCGATGACACGATTCAGCACGCTGGGGTATTGCTCGGGCTAGGCGGCGTTGCCAATCACGCCTACTATCACGCACCACGCGGCACGTGCCACTATTTCAACCGCGCGCACCTGCTACAAAACTACTCCGCCGTCACCGCCGCGTGCCTGCTCATCCGGCGGAAGGTCTTCGCGCAGGTCGGCGGGCTCAACGCAACGGATCTGGCGATCGCGTTCAACGACGTCGATTT